In a single window of the Coffea eugenioides isolate CCC68of chromosome 3, Ceug_1.0, whole genome shotgun sequence genome:
- the LOC113765164 gene encoding glutathione reductase, chloroplastic yields MASLGRKMLIDGEVENSNEGDVHYDFDLFVIGAGSGGVRAARFSAQSGAKVGICELPFHPISSEVVGGVGGTCVIRGCVPKKILVYGAAFGPELEDARNYGWELNERIDFNWKKLLHKKTEEIVRLNGIYKRLLSTAGVKLFEGEGRVVGPNEVEVTQLDGTKIIYSAKHILIATGSRAQRPAISGQELAITSDEALSLEELPKRAVILGGGYIAVEFASIWRGMGATVDLCFRKELPLRGFDDEMRAVVARNLEGRGIHMHPQTTLTELVKTEEGIKVRTDHGEELIADVVLFATGRAPNTKRLNLEAVGVELDKIGAIKVDEYSRTNIPSIWAIGDVTNRVNLTPVALMEGTCVAKTVFGGQPTKPDYVHIPCAVFCIPPLSVVGLTEEQAIEQANGELLVFTSSFNPMKNTISGRQEKTIMKLVVEAETDKVLGASMCGPDAPEIMQGIAIALKCGATKAQFDSTVGIHPSAAEEFVTMRSVTRRVDAAGKPRTNL; encoded by the exons ATGGCAAGTTTGGGAAGGAAGATGCTGATTGATGGAGAGGTTGAAAACTCAAATGAAGGAGATGTTCACTATGATTTCGATTTGTTTGTGATTGGTGCTGGAAGTGGTGGTGTtcgtgctgcccgattttcagCTCAGAGTGGTGCTAAG GTTGGGATTTGTGAGCTTCCATTTCACCCGATTAGCTCAGAAGTGGTTGGAGGAGTTGGTGGGAC GTGCGTGATTCGTGGTTGTGTTCCTAAGAAGATTTTGGTCTATGGAGCAGCCTTTGGGCCTGAACTTGAG GACGCCAGGAATTATGGGTGGGAGTTGAATGAGAGAATTGATTTCAATTGGAAGAAACTTTTGCATAAGAAG ACAGAAGAAATAGTCAGATTGAATGGAATATATAAGCGGCTACTGTCAACTGCTGGAGTTAAACTCTTTGAAGGAGAGGGAAGGGTGGTTGGTCCAAATGAAGTTGAAGTGACCCAATTGGATGGCACCAAAATAATCTATTCGGCAAAACATATTCTGATCGCAACTGGCAGCAGAGCTCAACGTCCAGCTATTTCTGGTCAG GAGTTGGCCATTACCTCGGATGAGGCTTTGAGCTTGGAAGAGTTGCCTAAGCGTGCTGTGATACTTGGAGGAGG GTACATTGCAGTCGAGTTTGCTTCAATATGGCGTGGCATGGGTGCAACTGTGGATCTATGTTTCAGAAAGGAACTTCCATTGAG AGGTTTTGATGACGAGATGCGTGCAGTAGTTGCAAGAAATCTGGAAGGCAGGGGAATCCATATGCACCCCCAAACAACCTTGACTGAG CTGGTGAAAACAGAAGAAGGCATAAAAGTTCGCACAGATCATGGAGAAGAACTGATTGCTGATGTTGTGCTTTTTGCTACAG GTCGGGCCCCTAATACAAAAAGGTTGAATTTGGAAGCTGTGGGCGTTGAACTCGATAAAATTGGAGCTATAAAG GTCGATGAATACTCTCGGACAAACATACCTAGCATATGGGCCATTGGTGATGTTACTAATCGAGTTAATCTCACTCCAGTTGCCTTGATGGAAGGAACCTGTGTTGCA AAAACTGTTTTTGGTGGACAGCCTACAAAACCTGATTATGTTCACATTCCTTGTGCTGTCTTCTG CATACCACCTCTTTCTGTGGTTGGACTTACTGAGGAGCAGGCTATAGAGCAAGCCAACGGCGAATTGTTGGTTTTTACGTCGTCTTTCAATCCAATGAAGAACACAATTTCTGG GCGGCAGGAAAAGACAATTATGAAGCTCGTTGTTGAAGCTGAGACGGATAAAGTTCTAGGAGCATCTATGTGTGGTCCGGATGCACCTGAAATTATGCAG GGCATTGCTATTGCACTCAAATGTGGAGCAACTAAAGCTCAATTTGACAGCACG GTGGGCATTCACCCTTCTGCTGCTGAGGAGTTTGTTACAATGCGGTCGGTGACTAGGCGTGTCGATGCTGCTGGTAAACCAAGGACAAATCTGTAA